Proteins co-encoded in one Actinomadura luteofluorescens genomic window:
- a CDS encoding FAD-binding protein — translation MTRLDADVLVLGGGPAGAWAALAAAGAGAAVVLADKGYCGTSGPTASGGNNLWYVPPDTEARARAVDERFEQSGRLADRRVMARVLDETYRRVDDLASFGYPFPSGEDGVERRGSLQGPEYMKRMRRRVHRSGVTILDHHPALRLLVDDWGVAAGASGIARQKGGETWTVRAGAVVLATGGCAFLSGAFGTNVDTGDGHLMAAELGAELSGMEFSSAYAFSPAHGSHTKGLMMQFATYYAEDGAPIDVPDPLGARIRVAERLAAGEKVFARLDKAPPHLHEAMRDAQPNYFLPLDKAGIDPFRDRYELRMVLEGTVRGTGGLRIVGDDCATTVPGLYAAGDVATRELVSGAVSGGGAYNGAWAISSGTWAGRGAAGFAVGRARPHAVPAGRAGLRPGRLDAAAVVRAVQDEMLPLDRNLFRTRDGLRDSLASLDALWEQITSQGIAGTGRERLRARSAAAMTAHARWSYRAALARPESRGMHRLDGLPQLPRFEHRHLVGGLDRLWTAAEPEEALA, via the coding sequence GTGACCCGGCTGGACGCCGACGTCCTCGTCCTCGGCGGCGGGCCCGCCGGGGCGTGGGCGGCGCTCGCCGCGGCCGGCGCCGGGGCCGCGGTCGTCCTCGCGGACAAGGGCTACTGCGGGACCAGCGGCCCGACCGCGTCGGGCGGCAACAACCTCTGGTACGTCCCGCCGGACACCGAGGCGCGGGCACGGGCCGTCGACGAGCGCTTCGAGCAGAGCGGCCGGCTCGCCGACCGCCGTGTCATGGCGCGCGTCCTTGACGAGACCTACCGCCGTGTCGACGACCTCGCCTCTTTCGGCTACCCGTTCCCCTCCGGCGAGGACGGCGTCGAGCGGCGGGGCAGCCTCCAGGGGCCCGAGTACATGAAGCGGATGCGGCGCCGTGTGCACAGATCGGGCGTGACGATCCTCGACCACCATCCCGCGCTGCGGCTGCTCGTGGACGACTGGGGCGTCGCGGCCGGCGCGTCCGGCATCGCCCGCCAGAAGGGCGGCGAGACGTGGACCGTCCGCGCGGGCGCGGTCGTCCTGGCCACCGGCGGTTGCGCGTTCCTTTCCGGCGCGTTCGGCACCAACGTCGACACCGGTGACGGGCACCTGATGGCCGCCGAGCTGGGCGCCGAGCTGTCGGGCATGGAGTTCTCCAGCGCCTACGCGTTCTCCCCGGCACACGGTTCGCACACCAAGGGCCTGATGATGCAGTTCGCGACGTACTACGCCGAGGACGGCGCCCCGATCGACGTGCCGGACCCGCTCGGCGCCAGGATCCGCGTCGCGGAGCGGCTCGCGGCGGGGGAGAAGGTGTTCGCGCGTCTGGACAAGGCGCCTCCGCACCTGCACGAGGCGATGCGGGACGCCCAGCCGAACTACTTCCTCCCACTGGACAAGGCGGGGATCGACCCTTTTCGCGACCGTTACGAGCTGCGCATGGTGCTGGAGGGCACGGTCCGAGGGACGGGCGGTCTGCGGATCGTCGGCGACGACTGCGCGACGACCGTCCCCGGCCTCTACGCCGCCGGTGACGTCGCGACGCGGGAGCTGGTGTCCGGCGCCGTCAGCGGCGGCGGTGCCTACAACGGAGCATGGGCGATCTCCTCGGGCACCTGGGCCGGCCGGGGCGCCGCCGGGTTCGCCGTGGGACGAGCACGTCCGCACGCCGTCCCGGCCGGGCGCGCCGGCCTGCGTCCCGGACGGCTCGACGCGGCGGCGGTCGTCCGTGCCGTGCAGGACGAGATGCTGCCGCTCGACCGCAACCTCTTCCGGACACGTGACGGGCTTCGCGACTCCCTCGCCTCGCTCGACGCCCTGTGGGAGCAGATCACCTCCCAGGGCATCGCCGGAACCGGCCGCGAACGTCTCCGCGCGAGATCGGCCGCGGCGATGACGGCGCACGCCCGGTGGAGCTACCGCGCCGCTCTGGCCCGTCCCGAGTCCCGGGGCATGCACCGGCTGGACGGCCTTCCGCAACTGCCGCGGTTCGAGCACCGGCACCTTGTCGGAGGTCTGGACCGGCTCTGGACGGCCGCCGAACCCGAGGAGGCTCTGGCATGA
- a CDS encoding phosphotransferase translates to MEEQPLPGGRHVGGVRVGDTVHRPANPWTPTVHAVLRHLEAAGFEGAPRVLGYDERGREVLTFLHGDTIGERHPWPAWPHSDGALRQVGAWMRRLHDTTAAFVPPEDATWFAGQSWQPGSVIGHHDASPYNAVWTEAGGLVGFVDWDTAGPSSREFDLAHLALTWVPLQARHVAEFQGFTAFEDRSRRLHLLLDSYGYDGDREAFAAVVVGRARRQAAIIRRLADAGQTALRPFGERLEQAATEIETLPPSFWRA, encoded by the coding sequence ATGGAAGAGCAGCCGCTGCCGGGTGGCAGGCACGTGGGCGGGGTCCGTGTCGGAGACACCGTGCACCGTCCGGCGAATCCTTGGACACCCACCGTGCACGCGGTGCTGCGGCATCTGGAGGCGGCCGGGTTCGAAGGCGCGCCGCGGGTGCTGGGGTATGACGAGCGGGGGCGCGAGGTCCTGACATTCCTGCACGGCGACACCATCGGCGAACGCCACCCGTGGCCGGCATGGCCTCATTCGGACGGAGCGCTGCGGCAGGTCGGCGCGTGGATGCGGCGGCTGCACGACACGACGGCCGCCTTCGTCCCGCCCGAGGACGCGACCTGGTTCGCCGGGCAGAGCTGGCAGCCCGGGTCGGTCATCGGCCATCACGACGCCTCGCCGTACAACGCGGTGTGGACCGAGGCCGGCGGTCTGGTCGGGTTCGTCGACTGGGACACCGCCGGGCCCTCCTCGCGCGAGTTCGACCTGGCCCACCTGGCACTGACCTGGGTTCCGCTCCAGGCACGGCACGTCGCCGAGTTCCAGGGGTTCACGGCGTTCGAGGACAGGTCCCGCCGTCTGCATCTCCTGCTGGACTCCTACGGCTACGACGGCGATCGCGAGGCCTTCGCCGCCGTCGTCGTCGGCCGGGCCCGCCGTCAGGCCGCCATCATCCGCCGCCTGGCCGACGCCGGGCAGACGGCGCTGCGGCCGTTCGGCGAGCGGCTGGAGCAGGCCGCGACCGAGATCGAGACGCTGCCCCCCTCGTTCTGGCGCGCCTAG
- a CDS encoding HEAT repeat domain-containing protein: MTSVDDTVLAALRCADPDRLSAALDPLRCPPGVLRLLVAHEDPRLRELGLVCLAERLEAGRDEDRSELAEFAASLPGSLDGSPEAALALARLHLLLRSHIRPRHWPRWREADLPARVQVAWLSAEIAERPETLRDERPGELLYQAVRGIGVADVDEPERFARELTGRPDPVLRKEALRVTREALHAGLLAPERARTLVVSLARSIAGEPEPRAAAADVATAALRELSEPWAALDPLPHERLFRFLEAGPDCAAAAIEAAARHGHRNLLRDVAADRNRPPVLRRQALELLGDLASRDDIGGLVNIAATDPLLLAGPAIRCLRGLHRRGHFPAGDAVPAVVRLAIDDHSVPANDVATILFTCRHETLQELVTADADDPHWPRRLELLVALAAQGTGDLPVGEQVTGLLGTAPDPRPFLRALRALRHTAAEEAVIAALPRSPEAAVEALEAVGGARTVAALRDGLGLDGPDGKGAVASYLRPARHRALEVLWHLTEDPDQRRSILVRLDPGDLPRRIAADLGGPDERELALLRAGLDPGRPVAALCRLARNAGSGTVPAIADLLLRVVSDLAAAWAPGASGDAGEPTVPQEVVTALRDLGGRLHARRKIRPRLLLDAVDEREAGEALVAGLTLDLLDRPELTAAEQMILLSLLLQTSHRGIRSRVHPLLRHRDRHVRKHVIALLARDADGEDAQALSASLVPLTTASDVQTARQALLALGHAGARWAAEPIAACLDHPNMNVKKTAANALISAGAPPAVPKLLFWLGRHDNPGLRDALVEALRTILGDAYAATVVAAADRADDDRTRSLLLTGLGGALSARAVGALADQGSPAGAALLSLVAAGRLTLGSGTAAELTDRMAARGITPPVPRVPPAARPDAELDALANRGWDAETARRLVERFERDPGELTAERLSRLRPLLERWLELAAEGPEQRGRVLRLTLRLCPPPWTAGETAVFARSARTLVAGLADVGDADRDRLLALLKETVVRLSSTARFDIAARIRALPPEAAGGRSFLVLLRRCGAVLTRPDLVRALDAARAGANPWLAEEEALREAFGLTEPISAEASERPAVRPWREALAAAVRTPDTLRRFRADPPVDLDGRPIGSRDQLDALIGVFVNAGLQARDALLDWMIELQPPGAPSWTIAEDACRPAPSHPADRDRPRSADRHERLMELLDDPARDQREAAARVMLGWPEPQFRLTVLRAFLDGRIDLPVSSTLAQALTLMSDTELRQAGDRDSGGDTVRERIALVAAGLDPPDVERLIPLLLTWWEHGGASLHTSAGRALRKADPDVLAGALAARIDNGDWGLLDLVSRVALLRTPALVRARRRLREEGRHDLADKILLVDGPLRRPGAAQQDTAALSALRVRTPVPQAERRPGRAELFHLARTGGPEQIRRALTLLAESHAGAPELEELLAESLGHPEARVRLHAHRISRKVMGRGDYLEQTVLLLDDRQPDIVRSAVKTLSHAAWKPAVPAMVDLLTHSHPAVRRAASDGLVLMGAQAIPALKHAAGRARPDKRPLYTTVLERIAATVS, encoded by the coding sequence ATGACGTCGGTCGACGATACGGTCCTCGCCGCCCTGCGTTGCGCTGACCCGGACCGGCTGTCGGCCGCCCTCGATCCGTTGCGGTGTCCGCCGGGCGTCCTGCGGCTTCTCGTCGCGCACGAGGATCCGCGCCTGCGGGAGTTGGGCCTCGTCTGCCTCGCCGAACGCCTGGAGGCTGGGCGGGATGAGGACCGCTCCGAGCTGGCCGAGTTCGCGGCGTCGCTACCTGGCTCACTCGATGGGTCGCCGGAGGCGGCGCTTGCCTTGGCGCGCCTACATCTCCTTTTGCGCTCCCACATCCGGCCCCGGCACTGGCCGCGGTGGCGCGAGGCGGATCTGCCGGCCCGGGTCCAGGTCGCCTGGCTGAGCGCCGAGATCGCTGAGCGGCCCGAGACCCTGCGGGACGAGCGCCCGGGCGAACTGCTCTACCAGGCCGTCCGCGGGATCGGTGTGGCCGATGTGGACGAACCCGAGAGGTTCGCACGCGAGCTGACGGGCCGGCCCGATCCCGTGTTGCGGAAGGAGGCACTGCGGGTCACCCGCGAGGCGTTGCACGCCGGCCTGCTGGCACCGGAGCGAGCCCGGACGCTCGTCGTGAGCCTCGCCCGATCCATCGCCGGGGAACCCGAGCCGAGGGCTGCCGCGGCCGACGTCGCCACGGCGGCGCTGCGTGAGCTGTCCGAGCCCTGGGCCGCGTTGGATCCACTGCCCCATGAGCGTCTGTTCCGGTTCCTCGAAGCCGGGCCTGACTGTGCCGCCGCGGCGATCGAAGCCGCGGCCCGCCATGGGCACCGGAACCTGCTGCGCGACGTCGCCGCCGACCGGAACCGGCCTCCGGTGCTCCGGCGGCAGGCGCTGGAGCTGCTCGGAGACCTCGCGAGCCGCGACGACATCGGCGGCCTCGTGAACATCGCCGCTACCGACCCGCTCCTGCTCGCCGGGCCGGCCATCCGGTGCCTGCGCGGGTTGCACCGGCGCGGGCACTTCCCGGCGGGCGACGCCGTGCCGGCGGTCGTGCGCCTGGCCATCGACGACCACTCGGTGCCCGCGAACGACGTCGCCACCATCCTGTTCACGTGCCGGCACGAGACGCTCCAGGAGCTGGTGACGGCGGACGCCGACGATCCGCACTGGCCGCGGCGGCTGGAGCTCCTGGTCGCTCTGGCCGCCCAGGGCACCGGGGACCTGCCGGTGGGTGAGCAGGTCACCGGCCTGCTGGGCACCGCGCCGGATCCCCGGCCGTTCCTGCGGGCGCTCCGCGCGCTGCGCCATACGGCCGCCGAGGAGGCCGTCATCGCCGCGCTGCCACGGTCACCGGAGGCGGCGGTGGAGGCCCTCGAAGCCGTGGGTGGAGCCCGGACGGTCGCGGCGCTGCGAGACGGTCTGGGCTTGGACGGACCGGACGGCAAGGGCGCTGTGGCGTCCTACCTGCGCCCCGCACGCCACCGGGCCCTGGAAGTGCTGTGGCATCTCACCGAGGACCCCGACCAGCGAAGGTCGATTCTGGTCCGGCTCGACCCGGGAGATCTACCCCGCCGCATCGCCGCCGATCTCGGCGGGCCCGACGAGCGGGAACTGGCGTTGCTCCGCGCGGGCCTGGACCCGGGCAGGCCCGTGGCCGCCCTGTGCAGGCTGGCGCGCAACGCCGGCTCCGGCACCGTGCCGGCCATCGCCGACCTTCTGCTGCGGGTCGTGTCCGATCTCGCAGCGGCGTGGGCGCCGGGCGCGTCCGGAGACGCCGGCGAACCGACGGTGCCTCAGGAGGTCGTCACGGCCCTTCGCGATCTCGGCGGCCGTCTCCACGCACGAAGGAAGATCAGGCCGCGCCTGCTGCTGGACGCCGTGGACGAGCGGGAGGCGGGCGAGGCGCTCGTCGCCGGCCTCACGCTCGATCTGCTGGACCGCCCTGAACTCACGGCGGCCGAGCAAATGATCCTGCTCAGCCTGCTCCTGCAGACTTCCCATCGCGGAATCCGGTCACGGGTGCATCCGCTGCTGCGCCACCGTGACCGCCATGTCCGCAAGCATGTGATCGCCCTGCTCGCCCGCGACGCCGATGGCGAGGACGCACAGGCCCTGTCGGCGAGCCTGGTCCCGCTCACCACCGCCTCCGACGTGCAGACCGCGCGCCAGGCGCTGCTCGCGCTCGGACACGCGGGCGCGCGCTGGGCCGCGGAACCGATCGCCGCCTGTCTCGACCACCCCAACATGAACGTCAAGAAGACCGCCGCGAACGCGCTGATCAGCGCGGGAGCCCCACCGGCTGTGCCGAAGCTGCTGTTCTGGCTCGGACGGCACGACAATCCGGGCCTGCGCGACGCGCTCGTCGAGGCCTTGCGGACGATCCTCGGCGACGCCTACGCCGCCACCGTCGTCGCCGCGGCCGACCGCGCCGACGACGACCGCACCCGTTCCCTGCTGCTGACCGGCCTCGGCGGCGCGCTGTCCGCCCGTGCCGTCGGTGCCCTGGCCGACCAAGGATCACCGGCCGGGGCCGCGCTGCTCTCGCTCGTCGCCGCGGGGCGGCTCACCCTTGGTTCGGGTACGGCCGCGGAGCTGACGGACCGGATGGCGGCCCGCGGCATCACGCCGCCGGTCCCGCGAGTACCGCCGGCCGCTCGGCCGGACGCCGAACTCGACGCTCTGGCGAACCGCGGCTGGGACGCCGAGACCGCACGGCGCCTCGTGGAGAGGTTCGAACGGGATCCCGGCGAGCTGACCGCCGAGCGGCTGAGCCGGCTCCGGCCGCTGCTGGAGCGTTGGCTGGAGCTGGCCGCCGAAGGGCCGGAACAGCGCGGACGGGTCCTGCGGCTCACGTTGCGGCTCTGCCCGCCGCCGTGGACGGCCGGTGAGACGGCGGTCTTCGCCCGGTCGGCGCGGACCCTGGTCGCGGGGCTGGCAGACGTCGGTGACGCTGATCGCGACCGTCTTCTCGCGCTGCTCAAGGAGACGGTGGTGCGCTTGTCGTCCACCGCCAGGTTCGACATCGCCGCGCGGATTCGCGCGCTGCCGCCGGAGGCCGCGGGAGGCCGGTCCTTCCTGGTACTGCTGCGCCGGTGCGGCGCTGTGCTGACCCGGCCCGATCTCGTGCGCGCGCTGGACGCCGCCCGCGCGGGCGCGAACCCGTGGCTGGCGGAAGAGGAGGCGCTGCGGGAGGCGTTCGGGCTGACGGAACCGATCAGCGCCGAGGCGTCCGAGCGTCCCGCCGTCCGCCCCTGGCGGGAGGCCCTCGCCGCGGCCGTCCGCACGCCTGACACCCTCCGGCGGTTCCGTGCGGACCCGCCCGTCGATCTCGACGGACGCCCGATCGGTTCGCGAGACCAGCTCGACGCGCTGATCGGCGTCTTCGTCAACGCCGGCCTCCAGGCGCGCGATGCTCTCCTGGACTGGATGATCGAGTTGCAACCGCCCGGCGCACCGTCATGGACCATCGCCGAGGACGCCTGCCGCCCCGCACCGAGCCACCCCGCCGATCGGGACCGGCCCCGGTCCGCGGACAGGCATGAGCGCCTTATGGAACTGCTGGACGATCCCGCGCGGGATCAACGCGAAGCCGCGGCCCGCGTCATGCTGGGCTGGCCCGAACCTCAGTTCCGGCTCACGGTGCTGCGTGCCTTCCTCGACGGCCGGATCGATCTCCCCGTCTCCTCGACTCTCGCGCAGGCCCTGACCCTGATGAGCGATACCGAACTGCGCCAGGCCGGTGACCGCGACTCCGGCGGCGACACGGTTCGCGAACGCATCGCCCTCGTCGCCGCCGGTCTGGACCCGCCGGACGTGGAACGGCTCATCCCCCTGCTGCTGACATGGTGGGAGCACGGCGGCGCGTCCCTTCACACCTCGGCCGGGCGAGCACTGCGCAAGGCGGACCCCGACGTCCTGGCGGGAGCCCTGGCCGCCCGCATCGACAACGGAGACTGGGGCCTGCTCGATCTCGTGTCCAGAGTCGCGTTGCTGCGCACCCCCGCGCTGGTGCGAGCGCGCCGGCGGCTCCGCGAAGAGGGACGTCACGACCTCGCGGACAAGATCCTGCTGGTGGACGGGCCGCTGCGCCGTCCCGGCGCGGCCCAGCAGGACACCGCCGCCCTCTCGGCGCTTCGCGTCCGAACCCCCGTCCCGCAGGCAGAGCGGCGGCCGGGACGAGCGGAACTGTTCCACCTGGCCCGCACCGGCGGCCCCGAGCAGATCCGGCGGGCGCTGACCCTGCTCGCCGAGTCCCACGCCGGCGCTCCCGAACTCGAGGAGCTGCTCGCCGAGTCGCTCGGCCATCCCGAGGCCAGGGTCCGGCTGCACGCGCACCGGATCTCCCGCAAGGTGATGGGCCGTGGGGACTACCTGGAGCAGACGGTGCTGCTGCTCGACGACCGGCAACCCGACATCGTGCGCTCGGCGGTCAAGACGTTGTCGCACGCGGCGTGGAAACCGGCCGTGCCGGCGATGGTCGATCTGCTCACGCACTCCCACCCCGCCGTCCGCAGGGCCGCGTCCGACGGGCTCGTCCTTATGGGAGCGCAGGCGATCCCCGCCCTCAAGCACGCCGCAGGCCGGGCGCGCCCGGACAAGCGTCCCCTCTACACCACCGTGCTCGAAAGGATCGCGGCCACGGTGAGCTGA
- a CDS encoding 4Fe-4S dicluster domain-containing protein yields MIEVVSADRCVRCDVCVKVCPTDVFDRGPGGIPVIARQSDCQTCFMCEAHCPTDALYVAPFTGPAPADSPHTDEDVLGDAFGEYRRIVGWGRGRTPGSRADRNHIFTERLRSSP; encoded by the coding sequence ATGATCGAGGTGGTGAGCGCGGACCGCTGCGTACGCTGCGACGTGTGCGTCAAGGTCTGCCCGACGGACGTGTTCGACCGCGGCCCGGGCGGTATCCCGGTCATCGCCCGGCAGAGCGACTGCCAGACCTGCTTCATGTGCGAGGCCCACTGCCCGACGGACGCGCTCTACGTCGCGCCGTTCACCGGCCCGGCCCCGGCGGACTCTCCCCACACCGACGAGGACGTGTTGGGCGACGCGTTCGGCGAGTACCGCCGCATCGTCGGCTGGGGCCGCGGCCGCACCCCGGGCAGCCGCGCGGACCGCAACCACATCTTCACCGAACGCCTCCGCTCCTCGCCCTGA
- a CDS encoding serine/threonine-protein kinase: MRHQVYEPLAQDDPAEIGGYRLLARLGAGGMGRVYLAATQSGRKLAIKVVRPEFADDREFRRRFAQEVTAAQRVQNLYTAAVVDADPSGAMPWLATVHVPGPSLAEAVAESGPLPPSALPTLGAGVAEALQSIHRTGIVHRDLKPSNVLLADDGPRVIDFGIARAADATPLTRTGGVIGSPQFMAPEQVRGDASTAAVDIFAFGTLLHFAATGLSPFGEGDPQAVMFRIVQEAPRLDRCPEALRPIIERCLDKDPANRPSDAELLGELSRMQSSRAAVWPPEPVTEQLRAYKEVPSPTRVLDEPRTRTLPAGAHEQPHYGAPEQPRYGAPEQPRYGAPTSVSYGAPTLPPHGAPTPPPHSAPAPPYPGTPPPPGRGVPAPPPPGAHTPYPPYPPARQRGSGCGRTFLLVSGGVVALLIVLGFVVRAGQSGSGSQTGTDGSGKTTASPRSGGGKGGKGKKPGTLLARYSKIDISTGYTIGFADNPKRPKKGEGGDMEFLAGNIRGDGKFGPIARGRPATYKTCHDNTKYIEDRIFQPDPGTTWCVYTESGLLGIVHIRTKDYEFMNFDLSVWQGPAD; the protein is encoded by the coding sequence GTGCGTCACCAGGTGTACGAGCCCCTGGCCCAGGATGACCCCGCCGAGATCGGCGGGTACCGCCTCCTCGCCCGGCTGGGCGCCGGCGGGATGGGACGGGTCTACCTCGCCGCCACGCAGAGCGGGCGGAAGCTCGCGATCAAGGTGGTGCGCCCGGAGTTCGCCGACGACCGGGAGTTCCGCCGCCGGTTCGCCCAGGAGGTCACCGCCGCGCAACGCGTGCAGAACCTCTACACGGCCGCGGTCGTCGACGCCGATCCGAGCGGCGCGATGCCGTGGCTGGCCACCGTGCACGTCCCCGGCCCCTCCCTCGCGGAGGCGGTCGCCGAGTCGGGGCCGCTGCCGCCGTCGGCGCTGCCCACGCTGGGGGCGGGCGTCGCCGAGGCGCTGCAGAGCATCCACCGGACCGGGATCGTGCACCGGGACCTCAAGCCGTCCAACGTGCTGCTGGCCGACGACGGCCCGCGGGTCATCGACTTCGGGATCGCCCGCGCCGCCGACGCGACACCGCTCACCCGGACGGGCGGCGTCATCGGATCGCCGCAGTTCATGGCGCCGGAGCAGGTGCGCGGCGACGCGTCCACCGCCGCGGTCGACATCTTCGCGTTCGGCACCCTGCTCCACTTCGCGGCGACGGGCCTCAGCCCCTTCGGGGAGGGCGACCCGCAGGCGGTCATGTTCCGCATCGTCCAGGAGGCGCCCCGGCTCGACCGGTGCCCCGAGGCGCTGCGGCCGATCATCGAGCGGTGCCTGGACAAGGACCCCGCGAACCGTCCGTCCGACGCCGAACTGCTCGGCGAGCTCAGCCGCATGCAGTCGTCGCGGGCCGCCGTCTGGCCGCCCGAGCCGGTCACCGAACAGCTCCGGGCGTACAAGGAGGTGCCGTCTCCGACCCGGGTCCTGGACGAGCCGCGCACCCGCACGCTCCCGGCGGGCGCGCACGAGCAGCCCCACTACGGCGCGCCTGAGCAACCCCGCTACGGTGCGCCTGAGCAGCCCCGGTACGGCGCGCCCACCAGCGTCTCGTACGGCGCGCCCACGCTTCCGCCGCACGGCGCGCCCACACCGCCCCCGCACAGTGCGCCCGCACCGCCCTACCCGGGCACGCCCCCTCCACCTGGGCGTGGTGTGCCCGCTCCGCCCCCGCCTGGCGCGCACACCCCGTACCCGCCGTACCCGCCGGCGCGCCAGAGGGGCTCGGGTTGCGGCAGGACCTTCCTGCTGGTCAGCGGTGGCGTCGTCGCGCTGCTCATCGTCCTCGGGTTCGTCGTCAGGGCCGGCCAGTCGGGCAGCGGGAGCCAGACGGGCACGGACGGCTCCGGGAAGACGACCGCGTCGCCGCGGTCCGGCGGCGGCAAGGGCGGGAAGGGGAAGAAGCCCGGCACGCTCCTGGCCCGTTACAGCAAGATCGACATCTCGACCGGCTACACCATCGGCTTCGCCGACAACCCGAAGCGCCCCAAGAAGGGCGAGGGCGGCGATATGGAGTTTCTCGCCGGGAACATCCGCGGCGACGGCAAGTTCGGTCCGATCGCGCGTGGCCGGCCGGCGACCTACAAGACCTGCCACGACAACACCAAGTACATCGAGGACAGGATCTTCCAGCCCGACCCGGGGACGACCTGGTGCGTCTACACCGAGTCCGGCCTTCTCGGCATCGTCCACATCAGGACCAAGGACTACGAGTTCATGAACTTCGACCTGAGCGTCTGGCAGGGGCCCGCCGACTGA
- a CDS encoding epoxide hydrolase family protein: MIKPFRIEIPQADLDDLTDRLSRTRWPNEVAGAGWDYGFPLARLRELAEYWRTGYDWRGHEAELNELPHFTTEIEGQNIHFVHVRSPRPDALALVLTHGWPGSFLEFLDVIESLSRDFHLVIPSMPGYGFSGPTHERGWDVTRIARAWAELMRRLGYERYGAQGGDFGSGVSLALGAVAPEQVVGVHVNYLPTRPDPDAGIDLSETDEARLDKVRRLMANRPPFQALQALTPQTIGYALTDSPVGQLAWIAERFAEWTDPRSQISDDRMLTDISLYWLTATAASSARLHHDAPRKTEPCPVPVGVAVLPHDITQSVRPLAERLFDIRHWSEFERGGHFAAMEVPDLFAEDVRDFFLTLAKDENPVTSR, encoded by the coding sequence ATGATCAAGCCGTTCCGCATCGAGATCCCCCAGGCCGACCTCGACGACCTGACCGACCGGCTCTCCCGCACCCGCTGGCCCAACGAGGTCGCCGGCGCCGGGTGGGACTACGGCTTCCCGCTGGCACGGCTCAGGGAACTGGCCGAGTACTGGCGCACCGGCTACGACTGGCGCGGGCACGAGGCCGAACTCAACGAGCTTCCGCACTTCACCACCGAGATCGAGGGCCAGAACATCCACTTCGTCCACGTCCGGTCGCCGAGACCGGACGCGCTCGCGCTGGTCCTCACCCACGGCTGGCCCGGCTCGTTCCTGGAGTTCCTCGACGTGATCGAGTCGCTGTCCCGCGACTTCCACCTGGTGATCCCGTCCATGCCGGGCTACGGCTTCTCCGGGCCGACCCACGAGCGCGGCTGGGACGTCACCAGGATCGCGCGGGCGTGGGCCGAACTGATGCGCCGTCTCGGCTACGAGCGCTACGGCGCGCAGGGCGGCGACTTCGGATCGGGCGTCTCGCTGGCGCTCGGCGCCGTGGCTCCCGAGCAGGTCGTCGGGGTCCACGTCAACTACCTGCCGACCCGACCGGACCCGGACGCGGGCATCGACCTGTCCGAGACGGACGAGGCCAGGCTCGACAAGGTCAGGCGGTTGATGGCCAACCGTCCCCCCTTCCAGGCTCTGCAGGCCCTCACCCCGCAGACCATCGGCTACGCGCTGACCGACTCGCCGGTCGGCCAGCTCGCCTGGATCGCCGAGCGCTTCGCGGAATGGACGGATCCTCGCTCGCAGATCAGCGACGACCGGATGCTCACCGACATCTCCCTGTACTGGCTGACCGCCACCGCGGCCTCCTCCGCGCGGCTGCACCACGACGCCCCGCGAAAGACCGAGCCGTGCCCGGTGCCGGTCGGGGTGGCGGTCCTCCCGCACGACATCACGCAGTCGGTGCGGCCGCTGGCCGAGCGGCTCTTCGACATCAGGCACTGGTCGGAGTTCGAGCGCGGCGGCCACTTCGCCGCGATGGAGGTGCCGGATCTGTTCGCCGAGGACGTCCGGGACTTCTTCCTCACCCTCGCCAAGGACGAGAATCCGGTCACCTCCCGCTAG